One window from the genome of Elaeis guineensis isolate ETL-2024a chromosome 5, EG11, whole genome shotgun sequence encodes:
- the LOC105044906 gene encoding LOW QUALITY PROTEIN: NAC domain-containing protein 100 (The sequence of the model RefSeq protein was modified relative to this genomic sequence to represent the inferred CDS: inserted 1 base in 1 codon), translated as MVDAPVLNKGEDSIDLPPGFRFHPTDEEIITHYLSPKVLNHGFSAIAVGDVDLNKCEPWDLPSKAKMGEKEWYFFCQRDRKYPTGMRTNRATEAGYWKATGKDKEIYRGRGILVGMKKTLVFYKGRAPKGEKTNWVMHEYRLEGKAPYSNLPKTIKDAWVVSRVFHKNIGIKKNPXAGLERMSSFGDDFLDSSTLPPLLDPPYYNSNIRPSPSYTNDGEGFEFKGIPSSSSSMPSFYSSMLGVENQQGISPQASSGNQHQNAVFYAQVPPQSPYFSLPEAPNLGYLHQDDAILRALGATNDASSAIRRTCKVEQYSNQSMVSPSQDTGLSTDHNTEISSVVSKHYDDLDDPCSAGPVMDLENMWKY; from the exons ATGGTGGACGCCCCAGTCCTCAACAAGGGGGAGGACAGTATAGACCTGCCCCCAGGCTTTAGATTCCACCCCACAGATGAAGAGATCATCACCCACTACCTCTCTCCAAAGGTTCTTAACCATGGCTTCAGTGCAATAGCTGTAGGAGATGTGGATTTGAACAAGTGCGAGCCATGGGATCTTCCAA GCAAGGCAAAGATGGGAGAGAAGGAGTGGTACTTCTTCTGCCAGAGGGACAGGAAGTACCCAACTGGCATGAGGACCAACCGAGCCACAGAAGCTGGCTATTGGAAGGCCACAGGAAAGGATAAGGAGATTTATAGGGGGAGAGGAATCCTGGTTGGCATGAAGAAGACCCTTGTATTCTACAAGGGGAGAGCTCCCAAGGGGGAGAAGACCAACTGGGTCATGCATGAATACAGGCTTGAAGGCAAGGCCCCTTACTCCAATCTCCCGAAAACCATCAAG GATGCGTGGGTTGTCAGTAGGGTATTCCATAAGAACATTGGAATCAAGAAAAACC ATGCAGGACTCGAGAGGATGAGCTCTTTTGGAGATGATTTCCTGGACTCTTCCACATTGCCTCCTCTATTGGATCCCCCTTACTACAATTCCAATATCAGGCCAAGTCCAAGCTACACCAACGATGGCGAGGGCTTCGAATTCAAGGGGATTCCTTCAAGCTCTTCATCCATGCCTTCCTTTTACTCCTCCATGTTAGGCGTGGAGAACCAGCAAGGTATCAGTCCTCAAGCAAGCTCAGGAAATCAACATCAGAATGCAGTCTTCTATGCCCAAGTCCCTCCTCAAAGCCCATATTTCTCTCTCCCCGAAGCTCCCAATTTAGGCTACTTGCACCAGGATGATGCAATTCTGAGAGCATTAGGTGCCACCAACGATGCATCATCGGCCATCAGGAGGACTTGCAAGGTGGAGCAGTACTCGAATCAGTCGATGGTCAGTCCATCGCAGGACACGGGTCTGAGCACCGATCATAACACTGAGATCTCCTCTGTGGTATCAAAGCATTATGATGATCTTGATGACCCTTGCTCGGCTGGACCTGTGATGGACTTGGAGAACATGTGGAAGTACTGA